The Streptomyces sp. NBC_01439 genome contains the following window.
GCGTAGGCGGTCGCCGGGCCCAGACGGTCGACCAGGTTGCCCGCCGTGGCCGCGCCCAGGGAGATGCCCGCGAAGATGGCGGTGACCGCGAGGGTCATGCCCTCGTTGAGGCGGCCCTCCGGGATGAGCGCGTGGACCCGGGACATCGCCGTCACCATCGTCGGAGCCGTGGCCATGCCCGCCAGCAGCAGCGCGCAGGCCAGCGGGAACAACGAGCCCGTGCCCGCCGCGAGCCAGGGCAGGGCCATCGCGGCGGCCATGAGGACCAAGCAGGTGCGCAGGCCGAGCGGGCGCATCGTGCCGTAGAGCAGGCCGGCCGCGCAGGAGCCCGCCGCCTGGAGGGCCAGCACCGGGCCGGAGGCGGCGCCCAGGCCCAGCGCGTCAAGGTGGGCGATCGAGGCGATCTCCATCGAGCCGAAGACCACCCCAGTGGCGAAGAAGAGCGGCAGCAGCGGACCGAGGGCGCGCAGCGGCGAGCCGTGACGCGTGGCCGCCTTCACCGGGGGTTGGGTGGCGCGGCAGGAGGTGAAGACCAGCATGCCGGTCAGCAGCAGGGCGGCCGCGGTGAGGGTGCCGGCCTCGGGGAGGACGACCGAGCAGAGGAAGGCCGCCAGCACCGGGCCGAGCATGAAGCAGAGCTCGTCGGCGGCCTGTTCGAAGGACATCGCCGTGTGGTGCGCGCCCGCGTCGCCGCGCAGCAGGTGCGTCCAGCGGGCGCGGGACATGCCGCCGATGTTGGGGGTGGTGGCGGTCGCGGCGTACGAGGCGAAGAGGGTCCAGGCGGGGGCGCCGGTACGGACGCACACGACCAGGGACAGCGAGCCGAGGACCGCGATCAGGGTGGCCGGGACGGCGATCTTGGCCTGGCCGTGCCGGTCGATCAGCCGGGCGGTCCACGGCCCGACCAGCGCGGTGGCGGCCAGTCCCGTCGCCGAGACCGCGCCGGCGAGGGCGTACGAGCCGCGCTGGCCGGCGATCATCATGACCGCGCTGATCCCGAACATGCCCATGGGGAGGCGGGCGAGGAGGTTCCCGGCGGTGAAACCGCGGGTGCCGGGCAGTGCGAACAGGCGCCGGTAGGGGGCCAGCGGGCCCGGCGTGCGCGGCGGGCGCGGGAGGACGCGGGCGGGGACCGGAGGGACGGGCGGGACGGGCGGAGCGGGCGGGGCGGCGAGGACGAGCGTGCTGCCGGTGACGGCCATGAGGGGCATGACCACCACCCTCGGCCCGGACCCGGGGGACCGTCCAACACCTGTTCGGCGGCCATTCACGCCGATCTGTTGTTAGTCTCCGGGGATGATGCCCCGCGATGTGGATCCCCGGCTGCTGCGCGGGTTCGTCGCGGTCGCCGAGGAACTGCACTTCACCCGCGCCGCCGCCCGGCTCTACGTCGCCCAGCAGGCGCTGAGCCGGGACGTGCGACGGCTCGAAGAGGCCCTCGGCACCGTGCTGTTCGTCCGTACGACCCGCGCCGTCGAGCCGACCGCCGACGGGGAGCGGCTGCTGCCGCTGGCCCGGCGGGTGCTGGCCGCGCACGAGGCGGTCGCCGCCGCCTTCGCCGCGCCCCGCGCGCTGCTCGTCGACCTGAACACCGACGGCCCGAGCACCGCGCGCACCGTGCTGGACCGGGCCCGGGAGCTGGCCCCGGACTGCGAGCTGATGGCCCGCTGGGAGAGCGGACTGACCCACGCCGCCGCCGAGATCGCCGCCGGCCGCCTCGACGTCTCCTTCGGGTACGCCGACGGGCTGGACCCGGTGTGGCGCTCGCGCCTCGCGCACCGGCCCGTGCGCTACGAACCGCTCGCCGTGCTGCTGCCCGAAGGACACCCGCTGGCCGGGCTGGCGGCCGTACCGCTCGACGCGCTGGCCGGGGAGACCGTGTACGCGGGCGCCGGCAATCCGCGCACCCTGGAGTGGACGGGGCTCGCGCGCGAGCTGTTCGCCGGGCGGGGGATCCTGATGGCGCCGCCCGCGCCCGTGGCCATCGGCAAGGACGAGTTCCGCCGGGTCATGGCCAAGACCGGCCATCCGGTGCTGGTGACCGTCGACTTCGTCGACATGCCCGGGTCCGTCAAGCGCCCGCTGGTCGACCCCGTACCGCTGTCCCCGCTGTCCATGGTCTGGCGCAAGGGCTTCGGCCACCCCGGACTCGAAGCGCTGCACCGGGCCGTGGCCGGGCTCGGCGGCGAACGCGGCTGGCTGGAAGTGCCCCCGGCGAGCTGGCGCCCGGCCGCGCTCACAGGCGCCCCCGGCGGCGGGTGAGAGCAAGGTTTCCCGGCGGTCATCCGGCGGGGACCGGGGCCGAAACGCGCCGTTCCTACGGTCGTGCCACGGACGCGAGAGCTGTGGAGGCGTGTGATGACCGGTACGACCGCACCGCGCAAGGGGGGCCGCTGGATCGAGCGGTGGGACCCCGAGGACGAGACCTTCTGGAAGGAGACCGGGGAACGGACCGCCCGCCGCAACCTCGTCTACTCCGTGTTCTCCGAACACATCGGGTTCTCCATCTGGTCGCTCTGGTCCGTGATGGTCCTCTTCATGGGACCGGCGTACGGGATCGACCCGGCCGGGAAGTTCTTCCTGATCGCGACCGCGACCTGCGTGGGCGCGCTCGTGCGGGTCCCGTACACCTTCGCCGTGGCCCGCTTCGGCGGCCGCAACTGGACCGTCGTCAGCGCACTGCTGCTGCTCGCGCCGACGGTCGCCGCGATCGTGGTGATGGAGCCCGGCACCTCCTACGGGACCTTCCTGGTCGTCGCGGCCCTCACCGGCGTCGGCGGCGGCAACTTCGCCTCCTCCATGACCAACATCAACGCCTTCTTCCCGCTGCGCAAGAAGGGCTGGGCGCTCGGCCTGAACGCCGGCGGCGGCAACATCGGCGTGCCCGTGGTGCAGCTGGCCGGGCTGCTGGTCATCGCGACCGCCGGCGCCGCGCACCCCCGCTACCTGCTCGCCGCCTACGTCCCGCTGATCGTGACCGCGGCCGTCCTGGCGGCCGTACGGATGGACAACCTGGCACCCGTGCGCAACGACACCGGCGCGGTCCGCGAGGCGCTGAAGGACGCGCACACCTGGATCATGGCGTTCCTCTACATCGGCACGTTCGGGTCCTTCATCGGCTACAGCTTCGCCTTCGGCCTGGTGCTGCAGACCCAGTTCGGCCGCACCCCGCTCCAGGCCGCCTCGCTGACCTTCATGGGACCGCTGCTCGGCTCGCTGATCCGGCCGGTGGGCGGGGCGCTCGCGGACCGGTTCGGCGGCGCCCGGATCACCCTGGGGACGTTCGTGGCGATGGCCGCGGCCACCTCGGTGGTGGTGTTCGCCTCGCAGCGGTCCTCGCTGCCGGTCTTCCTCGTCGGGTTCGTGGCCCTGTTCGTACTGAGCGGGCTCGGCAACGGATCGACGTACAAGATGATCCCCGGCATCTTCCAGGCGAAGGCACTGGCGCGCGGTATGAGCGGCGAGGCCGCGGCCGCGTACGGGCGGCGGCTCTCCGGCGCCTCGATGGGACTCATCGGGGCGGTCGGCGCGCTCGGCGGACTCGGCATCAACTTGGTCTTCCGGGAGGCGTTCCGCACCTCCGGCTCCGGCACGGCGGCCTTCGTCACCTTCCTCGGCTTCTACGCCCTGTGCTGCACGGTCACCTGGGCGGTATACCTTCGCCGCCCGGTGACCCCCGTGATCCACACGGTCGGGGTCGAGACGAAACCCCAGCTCACGTCGGTGTAACCGGGGCGAAATACGGGTGAACCGAGTCCGACACGACGAGTTGGCAGGCTCGGTCCACCCGTACCGCCCCCACATGCGTCACTAGGCAGGTCACGATGGACGACACGAACACCGGCCCGCTCGCGGGCTTCACCGTCGGGGTCACGGCCGCCCGGCGCGCGGACGAGCTCATCGCACTGCTGCGCCGCCGCGGGGCCGCCGTGCTGCACGCGCCGGCGCTGCGGATCGTGCCGCTCGCCGACGACGGCGAACTGCTGGCCGCGACGAAGGAACTGATCGGCTGCGCACCGGACGTGGTCGTGGCCACCACCGCCATCGGCTTCCGGGGGTGGATCGAGGCGGCCGACGGGTGGGGCGTCGGCGAGGGACTGCTGGAGCGGCTGCGGGCCGCCGAACTGTTGGCGCGCGGGCCGAAGGTGAAGGGCGCCATCCGGGCCGCGGGGCTCGTGGAGACCTGGTCCCCGGACTCGGAATCGCTCGCCGAGGTACTGCAGCGGCTGCTGACGGACGGGGTGGCCGGCCGGCGGATCGCGCTCCAGCTGCACGGGGAACCGCTGCCCGGCTTCGTCGAGGCGCTGCGGGCCGGCGGGGCCGAGGTGGTGGTGGTCCCGGTGTACCGGTGGATGGCGCCGGAGGACCTCGCTCCGCTGGACCGGCTGCTGGACGCGATGATCGGCGGCGCGGTGGACGCCGTCAGCTTCACCTCGGCGCCGGCGGCGGCCTCGCTGCTCTCCCGGGCCGAGGAGCGGGGGCTGCGGGAGGCCGTGCTGGACGCGCTGCGCGGCAGGCTGCTGTCCGCGTGCGTCGGGCCGGTGACCGCGCTGCCGCTGCAGGCGCACGGGGTGGACACGGTGCAGCCGGAACGGTTCCGGCTGGGCCCGCTGGTGCAGTTGCTCTGCCAGGAGCTGCCCGGGCGGGCCCGGGTGCTGCCGGTGGCCGGGCACCGGGTGGAGATCCGGGGGCACGCGGCCTTGGTGGACGAGCAGCTGCGGCCCGTACCGCCCGCCGGGATGGCCCTGCTGCGGGCACTGGCCCGGCGGCCGGGCTGGGTGGTGTCCCGCGCGGAACTGCTGCGGGCGCTGCCGGGCGCGGGGCGCGACGAGCACGCCGTGGAGACGGCGATGGCCCGCCTCCGGGTGGCCCTCGGGGCCCCGAACCTGATCCAGACGGTGGTCAAGCGGGGGTACCGGCTGTCGCTGGACGCGGGCGGGGAGGCCAAGTACGGGGAGCTTCCGGCGGACGCGGTGACGGCCAGGGGCGTCCTCGGCTAGCGTGCCGGGATGATCATTGACGGGGTCGAGATGAGGGGCGTCGCGCTCGGCGACGCGGCGGGACTGGCCGAGGCGTTCGCGCGGAACCGGGCCTACATGGCGCGCTTCGAGCCGGTCCGGCCGGACGCCTTCTTCACGGAGGACGGCCAGCGGGAGCGCATCGAGGGCGTGCTCGCCGAGCGGGACGCGGGGCGGATCGTCCCGTACGTGTTCGTCGAGACGGCCACCGGCGCGCCCGTCGGCGCGATCAACCTCGGTTCCATCGCGTACGGGCCGCTGTGCAGCGGCGGCCTGGGGTACTGGGTCGACCGGGCCTGGCACGGCAAGGGGCTGGCCACCGCGGCCGTGGCCGAGGTCTGCCGGGTCGCCCGCGACGAACTGGGCCTGCACCGCGTGGAGGCGGGGACCCTGGTCGACAACCTGGCCTCGCAACGGGTGCTGGCGAAAGCGGGCTTCGAGCAGTTCGGCCTCGCGCCGCGCTACCTCCACATCAACGGCGCCTGGCGCGACCACCGCCTCTTCCAACGCCTCCTCCACGACCAGCCTCCGGGCAGCTCCAGCCCCTCCCGGGGGCACCTCCCAGCGGTAGCTGGGGGAGTTTGAGGCGCGGGGTCCGGGGCGGAGCCCCAGGAAACCCGGCTCCGCCGGGCACCGGGCTCCGGACCCTCCCCAGCTACCGCTGGGAGGTGCCCCCGGGCGAGGCTGGATGTGCCCGGCGGGAGGCCAGAGGCACCGGTTCGGGGGCTTCCGCTGTGACCCGCCGGGCGGCAATCTGGTACGGCACCCCACGACGGGAGGCTGACGGCATGCGGTTCGATTCCGGGCGGGTCTGTCTGGACCTGGTGGCCACCTTCACCCCCCACGAGGGGATCCCGGACGGTGACGAGCTGCGGCTGTGGCTCGCCGGCGCCGGCCTGGTCCCCGACCGGACGCCGCTCCCCCGGGTGGGGCCCGACTGGGCCGCGGCCTTCCGGTCCCTGCGCGCCGACGTGGAAACGCTCGTACGGGCGGAACTGCTCGGCACCGACACGGACGAGAACGCCCTCGCCCGGGTCAACGCGCTGGCCGCCGGACCACCCCCCGGCCTGTGCGCCGTACGGGACCAGGAAGGACAGCTCGTACGGGAGCTCTGCGGCGGCGTGGAATGCGGTGCGCTGCTCGCGGCCGTGGCCCGGGACGTCGTCGAGCTGCTGACCGACCCGGGTGACCGGGCGCTGCTGCGGGCCTGTGCGGGCGACGGCTGCACCCGCGTCTACCTGGACACATCCCGGGGCCACCGGCGCCGTTGGTGCTCCAGCGAGCGCTGCGGGAACCGGGAGCGCGTGGCCCGGCACCGCCGCCGGGTCCTGGCGGCCGGGGCGGGGCAAGGGTCCCGGTGAGGGGCGTACCACCCTGCGAGACCGGTTCCGGAACGGGCGTGCGGACAGGGGGCCGATTCGCGTACGGTTGACGGTCGCCCATGCACGTCAGAAGGGGGCCTTGGTGGCCGCGCAGAATGCCGCTGTCGACAGCACGGCGGATTCCGTCCGCGATCGGGAGATCGCGGTCGAGCAGACGCATCTCGACCAGGTGTACCGACGCCTTGAGGAGAAGATCCACGAGGCCGAGTTCCTCATGAACGACGCCGCCAAGCGCGGCCAGGTGGGTACCCCCGGCGCGCTCGCCGAGCGCGACGCGCAGGTCTTCCGGGCGGGCATCCACCTGAACCGGCTGAACAACGAGTTCGAGGACTTCCTCTTCGGCCGCATCGACCTGGTGCTCGGCAAGGACGGGGAGCGCGGCGCGGACGGCGCCTACACCTCCGTCGAGCCGGCCGACGACGCGATCCGCGAGGACCTCACCGCCGACATCGCCGAGACGCTGCACATCGGCCGGATCGGGGTCCTGGACTCCGACTACACGCCGCTGGTCATCGACTGGCGCGCGCCGGCCGCCGCGCCGTTCTACCGCTCCACGCCCAAGGAGCCCGGCCGGGTCGTGCGCCGCCGCGTCATCCGCTCCAAGGGCCGCAAGGTGCTCGGCGTCGAGGACGACCTGATGCGCCCCGAGATCACCGCCACCCTGGACGGCCGGGAGCTCCCCGCCATCGGCGACGGCGCCCTGATGGCAGCCCTCGGGCGGGCCCGTACGCACTCGATGCGCGACATCGTCTCGTCCATCCAGGCCGAGCAGGACCTGGTCATCCGGGCGCCCGCCGCTTCCGTCGCCGAGGTCGCCGGCGGCCCCGGCACCGGCAAGACCGCCGTCGCCCTGCACCGCGCCGCCTACCTGCTCTACCAGGACCGGCGCCGCTACTCCGGCGGCATCCTGATCGTCTCGCCGACCCCGCTGCTCGTCGCGTACACCGAGGGCGTGCTGCCCTCGCTAGGCGAGGAGGGCCAGGTGGCCATCCGGGCGCTGGGCTCGCTCGTCGACGGCGCGGAGGCCACCACCTACGACACCCCGGCCGTGGCCCGCATCAAGGGCTCCTCCCGGATGCTCAAGGTGCTCCGCAAGGCCGTACGCGGCGCACTGGAGCTCGGCGGCGCCCCCGACCGGCTGCGCGTGGTGGCCTTCGGCCGCCGCCAGGAACTGGAGGCCGACGAGCTGAACCGGATCCGCCAGAACGTGCTCAGTGGCACCGCCCCGGTCAACCTGCTGCGCCCGCGCGCCCGCAAGCTGCTGCTCGACGCCCTCTACGCGAAGTCCGGCGGCGCCGGCCGGCACAGCGACCCGGAGCTGGCCGCCGAACTGCGCTCCGCCTTCGACGAGGACATCTCCACCGAAGACGCCTTCATCGACTTCCTGGGTGCCTGGTGGCCCGAGCTGACCCCGAGGGCGGTGCTCGCCGCGCTCGCCGACGAGCGCCACCTCGGCCGCTGGTCGCGCCGGGACCTCAATCCGCGCGAGACCCGCCAGCTGGCCCGCTCGCTGCGTCGGGTGGGCCCGGACGGCAAGGGCCCCCTGTCGGTGCACGACGTGGCGCTGCTGGACGAGCTCCAGCTGCTGCTGGGCGCCCCGGCGCGACCGAAGCGCAAGCGGGAGATGGATCCGCTCGACCAGCTCAGCGGGTTGGAGGAGCTGATGCCGACCCGCGAGGAGACCCAGTGGGAGCGGGCCGAGCGGCTCGCGGCGGAGCGCACCGAGTACGCGCACGTCATCGTGGACGAGGCCCAGGACCTGACGCCGATGCAGTGGCGGATGGTGGGCCGCCGGGGCCGGCACGGCACGTGGACCGTGGTCGGCGACCCGGCGCAGTCCTCCTGGACGGACCCGGAGGAGGCCGCCGCGGCCCGCGACGAGGCCCTGGGCAGCCGCCCGCGCCGGCGGTTCACCCTGACGGTCAACTACCGCAACCCGGCCGAGGTCGCCGAGGTCGCCTCCCGGGTGCTGCGCCTGGCGATGCCCGGCATGGAGCCGCCGTCGGCGGTGCGCTCCACGGGCCTGGAGCCCCGCTTCACGGCCGCCGCGGGCGATCTCGGCACCACGGTCCGGGAGGAGGCGCGGCGGCTGCTGGAGCAGGTGGACGGCACGGTCGGCGTGGTCGTGGCGATGGACCGGCGCGCGGAGGCCGCGGACTGGCTCGCGGACCTCGGCGAGCGGGCGGTGGCCCTGGGCAGCCTGGAGGCCAAGGGCTTGGAGTACGACGCCACGGTGGTGGTCTCCCCGGCGGAGATCGCGGACGAGTCCCCGGCGGGCCTGCGGGTGCTGTACGTGGCGCTGACGCGCGCGACGCAGCAGCTGACGGTGGTCTCGGCGGAGCGGGACAAGCCGGACGCGGACGGGGTGCCGGAGCTGCTGCTGCCGTAGGGGTGTCTGCCGGTCCGGTCGGGTCCGGTCGGGTCCGGCCGGACCCGACCGGCAGGACGCTCCCTGCTGGCCGCCTGCCGTTCGGCCCGGCGGTGGCGGTTCATCGCCGGGGTCCCGGCCCGCTCAGGGCCCCGTACGGCCGGATGGTCCGCGCCCGGGCGCGTGGTGCTCGGATACGGGCGCGAGCGGGGGGATCACTTTCGGCGATCCTTTGTTAGCCTGGGTACGGCACCGACTCGATCCAAGCCCCCGGGCCCAACCTTCGTCGCTCAGAGCGACCACTTGCCGCGAGGCGAGCATGGCGGGTCGGTGTCGTCAACGTATGAATCACCAGGTCCGCGTCCCCCACCTGTGGGGGGCGCGGACCTGTTTCGTATGACCCCACCATTCCGAACACCCCTGCTATCTCGTATGGTGGAAGAGTCTTTCCGAAATTTGTAGCTGGTTACCTTGTACTGGCTGGTAGGTGGGACGATCGGACAACAGGTCCTGCCGCACCTGCTGTGCAGCGGGACTCTGTGTGTTACAGCGAACCAGGGACAGAAGAGGAACACGGCCATGGCAACGGCGCCCAGCGTCTCGTATTCGATGACGGTCCGGCTGGAAGTGCCCGCGAGCGGAACCGCGGTCTCCCAGCTCACCACCGCCGTGGAGTCCTCCGGCGGATCGGTCACCGGCCTCGACGTGACCGCGTCCGGCCACGAAAAGCTCCGGATCGACGTCACCATCGCCGCGACCTCCACCGCGCACGCGGACGAGATCGTCGAGAAGCTGCGCGGCATCGAGGGCGTCAGCCTCGGCAAGGTCTCCGACCGAACCTTCCTGATGCACCTCGGCGGCAAGATCGAGATGGCGTCCAAGCACCCCATCCGCAACCGTGACGACCTCTCCATGATCTACACCCCGGGCGTGGCCCGCGTGTGCATGGCGATCGCCGAGAACCCCGAGGACGCGCGCCGCCTCACCATCAAGCGCAACACCGTCGCAGTCGTGACGGACGGCTCCGCCGTGCTGGGTCTCGGCAACATCGGCCCGATGGCCGCCATGCCGGTCATGGAGGGCAAGGCGGCCCTCTTCAAGCGCTTCGCCGACATCGACGCCTGGCCGATCTGCCTGGACACCCAGGACCCCGACGAGATCGTGGCCGCCGTCAAGGCGATCGCCCCGGGCTTCGCGGGCATCAACCTGGAGGACATCTCCGCGCCGCGCTGCTTCGAGATCGAGGCCCGGCTGCGCGAGGCCCTCGACATCCCCGTCTTCCACGACGACCAGCACGGCACCGCGATCGTCGTGCTCGCCGCCCTCACCAACGCACTGCGCGTGGTGGGCAAGGCAGTTGGCGACGTCAAGGTCGTCATGTCGGGCGCCGGTGCGGCCGGTACGGCCATCCTCAAGCTGCTCCTCGCGGCCGGCGTCAAGAACGCGGTGAGCGCCGACATCCACGGCGTCGTGCACGCGGACCGCCCCGACCTCGTCGACGCGGCCGCGGACTCCCCGCTGCGCTGGATCGCCGACAACACCAACCCCGAGGGCTACACGGGCACGCTGAAGGAAGCCGTGGTCGGCGCCGACGTGTTCATCGGCGTCTCGGCCCCGAACGTGCTGTCCGGCGAGGACGTCGCCGCCATGGCGGAAGGCGCGATCGTGTTCGCGCTCGCGAACCCGGACCCCGAGGTGGACCCGGCCGTCGCCCGTCAGACCGCCGCCGTCGTGGCCACCGGCCGCTCCGACTTCCCGAACCAGATCAACAACGTGCTGGTCTTCCCGGGCGTCTTCCGCGGTCTGTTGGACGCCCAGTCCCGCACCGTGAACACGGAGATGATGCTGGCCGCCGCGAGCGCGCTGGCGGACGTCGTCGGCGAGGACGAGCTGAACGCGAACTACATCATCCCGTCGGTGTTCAACGACAAGGTCGCGGGTGCGGTCGCGGGCGCCGTCCGCAAGGCGGCTTCGGGGGTCTGAGCCCCGCTGTGACGGCCCTCACGGCGCTCCGATCCCGGCGCGTCGCGAGATGCGGGCCCGTCGGGCCGCCTCTAGGGTTTGCGGGGATGCCCGCGAGGTCCGCGGTCCGCGACGGCGTGTGAGCGAAGGCGTGGACGGAGCGTCACCGCGGCGTGACTGTGGCGCTTTTCGTGTGACCCCGACGGGTGCCGGATTGGCTTTCCCGCCGCTGGTGGGGGCAGGATGCGTAACCGGGCGAGAGGGTCTGACGTTCAGACCCGGGTCCGGGGACTGTCCTAGGGCCCTGGCAGCATCGGCTTCGATCTCACGCCTCTAAGGCAAGTTGAACACGGGAGTACAACATGAACCGCAGTGAGCTGGTGGCCGCTCTGTCCGAGCGCGCCGAGGTGACCCGCAAGGACGCCGACGCCGTTCTGGCCGCGCTCGCCGAGACCGTCGGCGAGATTGTCGCCAAGGGCGACGAGAAGGTCACCATCCCCGGCTTCCTGACCTTCGAGCGCACCCACCGTGCCGCTCGCACCGCGCGCAACCCGCAGACCGGCGACCCCATCCAGATCCCGGCCGGCTACAGCGTGAAGGTCTCCGCGGGCTCCAAGCTCAAGGAAGCCGCCAAGGGCAAGTAAGTCCTGCCCCGGCGCCGAAGGCCGCACAGGTCTTTGGAACGGCAGTAGTACGCAGAACGACGATGGGCGGTCACCCCCGGGCGGGGTGGCCGCCCTTCGGTCTGTCCGGGGTCGGACGCGGGCCGGACGCTGGCCGGTGGGCCCGGAGGGGCCGGAGGGGCCGGAGGGGCCGGAGGGGCCGGGGGGCGCCCCCGGGCCGCCCGGCGGGCCTGGTAGGCCCTGTGAGGGCCCGTCAGGGGCCGGGCAGGGCCCAGGTATGCCACCGGCACGTCCCGCGGGCCCGCCGTGCGGCTCGGTACGGGGCTCCGCGGGCCGTGGCCGGGCCGAAGCCGGGCCAAGCCATGGCCGGGCCGGGCCGACGTACGGAAGAGCCCCCCGGGCCCTGTGGGGCCCGGGGGGCTCTTCCGTACGTCCGGGAACGACTCAGACGAGGTCGCCGCCCGGGAGCTCGACCTTCGCACCGAGTTCCACGAGCTTCTCCATGAAGTTCTCGTAGCCGCGGTTGATCAGGTCGATGCCGTGGACCCGCGAGGTGCCCTCGGCGGCCAGGGCCGCGATCAGGTACGAGAACCCGCCGCGCAGGTCGGGGATGACCAGGTCGGCGCCCTGCAGCTTGGTGGGGCCGGAGACGACCGCCGAGTGCAGGAAGTTGCGCTGGCCGAAGCGGCAGGCGCTGCCGCCCAGGCACTCGCGGTACAGCTGGATGTGAGCACCCATCTGGTTGAGCGCCGAGGTGAAGCCGAGCCGGGACTCGTAGACCGTCTCGTGGACGATCGACAGGCCGGAGGCCTGCGTCAGGGCCACGACGAGCGGCTGCTGCCAGTCGGTCTGGAAGCCGGGGTGGACGTCCGTCTCCAGCGCGATGGCGTTGAGCGGGCCGCCCGGGTGCCAGAACCGGATGCCGTCGTCGTCGATCTCGAACGCCCCGCCGACACGTCGGAAGGTGTTCAGGAAGGTCATCATCGAACGCTGCTGGGCGCCGCGCACGTAGATGTTGCCGCCGGTGGCGAGCGCTGCGGAAGCCCAGGAGGCGGCTTCCAGACGGTCCGGGAGGGCCTTGTGGTTGTAGCCGCCGAGGCGGTCGACGCCCGTGATCCGGATGGTCCGGTCGGTGTCGACGGAGATGATCGCGCCCATCTTCTGCAGGACGCAGATGAGGTCCTCGATCTCCGGCTCCACCGCGGCGTTGCTGAGCTCGGTGACGCCTTCGGCCAGAACGGCCGTCAGCAGCACCTGCTCGGTCGAGCCGACCGACGGGTACGGGAGGCGGATCTTGCAGCCGCGCAGGCGCTGGGGGGCTTCCAGGTACTGGCCGCCCTCGCGCTTCTCGATGGTCGCGCCGAACTGGCGGAGCACGTCGAAGTGGAAGTCGATCGGTCGGCCGCCGATGTCGCAGCCGCCCAGACCCGGGATGAAGGCGTGGCCGAGCCGGTGCAGCAGCGGGCCGCAGAACAGGATCGGGATGCGCGAGGAGCCCGCGTGGGCGTCGATGTCGGCGACGTTCGCGCTCTCGACGTGGGTGGGGTCGAGGACGAGTTCGCCCGGCTCCTCGCCGGGACGGACCGTCACCCCGTGCAGCTGGAGCAGCCCGCGGACGACGCGCACGTCACGGATGTCGGGAACGTTGCGCAGCCGGCTGGGTTCGCTGCCGAGCAGAGCGGCGACCATGGCCTTGGGCACGAGGTTCTTCGCACCACGGACACGGATCTCGCCCTCGAGCGGGGTACCGCCGTGGACAAGCAGTACATCGTCACTGATGCCGGTCATGAATCTCGCGTTCCGGAGAGGGGTGGGCAGGGGGCCAGGGAAAAGGGTAAGGGCCATCACCCCCTTGTTCGTAAGGCCGACGTGGCCGTAGGACTGTCATGAATTCGGTACAACACCCTCCGTATCCACCACATGGCGGAGTGTTGCATTCCGTCTACGCCGTCCGTGCGCGCTCCTCCCTGCTGCCGTGCGCCCTGAGCTGCGATCGATCCGATCTTCCCGCCCGCTCCCCGGAATCGCCCGATGTGCGGGATCATGGCGGCATGACCGAGGTGTCCTCCCTCACAGGGCGGCTGCTCGTGGCCACCCCCGCCCTCGCGGACCCGAATTTCGACCGCGCGGTCGTGCTGCTGCTCGACCACGACGAGCAGGGCTCCCTCGGCGTGGTCCTGAACAGGCCGACCCCTGTGGGCGTCGGCGACGTCCTGCTGCCCTGGGCGCCCCTCGCGGGTGACCCCGGTGTGGTCTTCCAGGGCGGGCCGGTGGCCATGGACTCCGCCCTGGGCGTGGCGGTGATCCCGGGCGAGGAGGGGCCGCTCGGCTGGCGCCGCGTGTACGGGGCGATCGGACTGGTCGACCTGGAGACGCCGCCGGAGCTGCTGGCCGCGGCCCTGGGGGCCTTGCGGATCTTCGCGGGCTACTCCGGTTGGGGCCCGGGGCAGCTGGAGGCGGAGCTGAGCGAGGGCGCCTGGTACGTGGTCGAATCGGAGCCCGGGGACGTGTCCTTCCCGGATCCGGAGCGGCTGTGGCGGGCGGTGCTGCGCCGCCAGCGCAGCGAGCTCG
Protein-coding sequences here:
- a CDS encoding CGNR zinc finger domain-containing protein, yielding MRFDSGRVCLDLVATFTPHEGIPDGDELRLWLAGAGLVPDRTPLPRVGPDWAAAFRSLRADVETLVRAELLGTDTDENALARVNALAAGPPPGLCAVRDQEGQLVRELCGGVECGALLAAVARDVVELLTDPGDRALLRACAGDGCTRVYLDTSRGHRRRWCSSERCGNRERVARHRRRVLAAGAGQGSR
- a CDS encoding HelD family protein, with the protein product MAAQNAAVDSTADSVRDREIAVEQTHLDQVYRRLEEKIHEAEFLMNDAAKRGQVGTPGALAERDAQVFRAGIHLNRLNNEFEDFLFGRIDLVLGKDGERGADGAYTSVEPADDAIREDLTADIAETLHIGRIGVLDSDYTPLVIDWRAPAAAPFYRSTPKEPGRVVRRRVIRSKGRKVLGVEDDLMRPEITATLDGRELPAIGDGALMAALGRARTHSMRDIVSSIQAEQDLVIRAPAASVAEVAGGPGTGKTAVALHRAAYLLYQDRRRYSGGILIVSPTPLLVAYTEGVLPSLGEEGQVAIRALGSLVDGAEATTYDTPAVARIKGSSRMLKVLRKAVRGALELGGAPDRLRVVAFGRRQELEADELNRIRQNVLSGTAPVNLLRPRARKLLLDALYAKSGGAGRHSDPELAAELRSAFDEDISTEDAFIDFLGAWWPELTPRAVLAALADERHLGRWSRRDLNPRETRQLARSLRRVGPDGKGPLSVHDVALLDELQLLLGAPARPKRKREMDPLDQLSGLEELMPTREETQWERAERLAAERTEYAHVIVDEAQDLTPMQWRMVGRRGRHGTWTVVGDPAQSSWTDPEEAAAARDEALGSRPRRRFTLTVNYRNPAEVAEVASRVLRLAMPGMEPPSAVRSTGLEPRFTAAAGDLGTTVREEARRLLEQVDGTVGVVVAMDRRAEAADWLADLGERAVALGSLEAKGLEYDATVVVSPAEIADESPAGLRVLYVALTRATQQLTVVSAERDKPDADGVPELLLP
- a CDS encoding NAD-dependent malic enzyme, translating into MATAPSVSYSMTVRLEVPASGTAVSQLTTAVESSGGSVTGLDVTASGHEKLRIDVTIAATSTAHADEIVEKLRGIEGVSLGKVSDRTFLMHLGGKIEMASKHPIRNRDDLSMIYTPGVARVCMAIAENPEDARRLTIKRNTVAVVTDGSAVLGLGNIGPMAAMPVMEGKAALFKRFADIDAWPICLDTQDPDEIVAAVKAIAPGFAGINLEDISAPRCFEIEARLREALDIPVFHDDQHGTAIVVLAALTNALRVVGKAVGDVKVVMSGAGAAGTAILKLLLAAGVKNAVSADIHGVVHADRPDLVDAAADSPLRWIADNTNPEGYTGTLKEAVVGADVFIGVSAPNVLSGEDVAAMAEGAIVFALANPDPEVDPAVARQTAAVVATGRSDFPNQINNVLVFPGVFRGLLDAQSRTVNTEMMLAAASALADVVGEDELNANYIIPSVFNDKVAGAVAGAVRKAASGV
- a CDS encoding HU family DNA-binding protein, with the protein product MNRSELVAALSERAEVTRKDADAVLAALAETVGEIVAKGDEKVTIPGFLTFERTHRAARTARNPQTGDPIQIPAGYSVKVSAGSKLKEAAKGK
- the murA gene encoding UDP-N-acetylglucosamine 1-carboxyvinyltransferase, encoding MTGISDDVLLVHGGTPLEGEIRVRGAKNLVPKAMVAALLGSEPSRLRNVPDIRDVRVVRGLLQLHGVTVRPGEEPGELVLDPTHVESANVADIDAHAGSSRIPILFCGPLLHRLGHAFIPGLGGCDIGGRPIDFHFDVLRQFGATIEKREGGQYLEAPQRLRGCKIRLPYPSVGSTEQVLLTAVLAEGVTELSNAAVEPEIEDLICVLQKMGAIISVDTDRTIRITGVDRLGGYNHKALPDRLEAASWASAALATGGNIYVRGAQQRSMMTFLNTFRRVGGAFEIDDDGIRFWHPGGPLNAIALETDVHPGFQTDWQQPLVVALTQASGLSIVHETVYESRLGFTSALNQMGAHIQLYRECLGGSACRFGQRNFLHSAVVSGPTKLQGADLVIPDLRGGFSYLIAALAAEGTSRVHGIDLINRGYENFMEKLVELGAKVELPGGDLV